A genomic segment from Pistricoccus aurantiacus encodes:
- a CDS encoding class II glutamine amidotransferase: MCELLGMSANVPTDICFSFTGFLHRGGGTGPHRDGWGIAFYEEGGYRDFRDPHPSVDSPIARLICDYPIKSHVVISHIRQANVGQVRLANTHPFTREMWGRPWCYAHNGQLEGWESLPLAFYRPIGDTDSEHAFCFLMGELRRRFDAPPQSREVMWGALHELCERLRRLGVFNLLLSDGEYLYTYCSTKLAHITRRAPFGKASLSDAELSVNFVEHTTPNDIVSVIATEPLTDNEDWIRMAPGELLVWKDGEIQARFNATGNFAVTAGFNSTS; this comes from the coding sequence ATGTGTGAACTGCTGGGTATGAGCGCCAATGTGCCCACGGATATCTGCTTCAGCTTCACGGGATTTCTGCATCGCGGGGGCGGCACCGGTCCGCATCGGGACGGCTGGGGCATCGCGTTCTACGAGGAAGGCGGTTACCGGGACTTTCGCGATCCGCACCCCTCGGTGGATTCGCCGATCGCCCGGTTGATCTGTGACTACCCGATCAAGTCACACGTGGTGATCAGTCATATCCGTCAGGCCAACGTGGGCCAGGTGCGTCTGGCCAATACCCATCCCTTCACCCGGGAAATGTGGGGGCGTCCCTGGTGCTACGCGCACAACGGTCAGCTCGAAGGCTGGGAGTCGTTGCCTCTGGCCTTTTATCGTCCCATCGGCGATACGGACAGCGAGCATGCCTTCTGTTTCCTGATGGGGGAGCTGCGGCGACGCTTCGACGCCCCACCCCAGTCCCGCGAGGTCATGTGGGGAGCGCTGCACGAGCTCTGCGAGCGTTTACGCAGGCTAGGCGTCTTCAATCTGCTGCTTTCCGACGGCGAGTATCTTTATACCTATTGCTCCACGAAACTGGCGCACATCACCCGGCGCGCGCCCTTCGGCAAGGCAAGCCTTTCCGATGCGGAGCTGAGCGTCAATTTCGTCGAGCACACCACCCCCAACGATATCGTCTCAGTGATCGCCACTGAGCCGCTGACAGACAACGAGGACTGGATACGCATGGCCCCCGGTGAACTGCTGGTGTGGAAGGACGGGGAAATCCAGGCGCGTTTCAATGCCACAGGGAATTTCGCTGTTACCGCTGGTTTCAATTCGACGAGCTAG